TCGGCCCTGACCGCAAGGCGTCCTTCTCCGACGTCCTGTACGTCGCGGCGCAGTGCCGGTCCGACGAGTACGGCAGCTTCCATCCCGGAGACATGGCGCAGGTTCCGATCCGCGAATCGGGCGAACCCTTGCCGTTGCTGTCCCTGCAGTATCCCCTGAGCCGGCTGAGTGATGACGAGCGGGGAGGCGTCCTCCAGCGGATCGTCGAGCCCGGTGGCTTCCGCTATCGTTTCCGCAATCAGATGATGCGCCAATACGTGCTGATGCGCCAAGCCAAGGAGCGCGGCCTGGTCTGATCGGCCGAAACCGGTGTTCCGTACGGTATCGGTGCCGGCCGCCGGGGGCGGCGCCGATATCGTACGGGGAGTTTCAGGAGCGACTCGACCCGGCCTCCCGGGCGAAGGACCTTGTCTGGTCGGTCAGTGGGTCTTGAAGTAGATGTAGGTCGCGATCACTGCGGCCAACGACGCGAACAGGGTGGCCAGGATCAGGCAGCTCATCAGGAACTGCCTGATTTCACCTTGCTTCCACGCGCTCCGCGCGAGCAGCGCCAGATAGGCCGCTACGAACAATCCGATTCCCTGCAGGGGCGTCATCCCGGCTGGCTTCCTTCCCGCCGGGTTCTCCGATGTCTCGTCACGGGCACAATTCCTTCCGATTTCCGCAATGTGGTTCACCCCTTTGGGGGTGTCCATTGGTCGAAAGTGTGCTCGAAAGGCCGCACCTCCCCTGAATGCGGCGATGGGCGGGGTAATTCGCCTCACCCGAGTCTGGCGTAAATCGTAAATTTATATTAACCATATTTGCGACGGTTTGGCTGGCGGACGGATGCTCTGCGATCATATCCAGTGCTCCTGACGCATGCCAGGTTCAAGTACGTCGGTGTGTTCTCGGAGACCAGTGAAGACCGGGGCAGATGCATGCGCTGCCAAGTCAACTTTGCTCAGGTGGTGAATGTCGGCTCGATACGATATTGACCAGAGCGATTGTGCGGTGCACTATATGCTTAATAGCGCAGTAATCTGAAGTAACACAGTGACTTCGGGTAAGATGCCTCGTCTGCGGAAACGGAACTGGCTAGTCTTTTTTCGCGACGGTACCTCGAAATTTCGGATAAGAAAGGCTGAGAGAGTTACTCTTAACATTGGGGAGCTTTGGACCTATGTCTAACGCGTGCTCGGTTTATTCCAATGGAGAGATATCCTGTCAGTCGCCTCTGGGGTAACTTCATCCGAAAGAGAGAAGAAGGTGCGACCTGGAAAGAGACTGGACGGCTAGCGACGGCCATCCGATCGATCAACCGGCGCAAGAAACAAGAACTACAAGTACCTTTCAGCGCGGGAGCGGATTATGCAACGTACCGAAGCTTTTCTGATCGACTCGAACAAACTTTTCCGTGAAGGGCTGAAACGCCTTCTGGACGACTCACCGTTCCAGATCGTCGCCGAAGCGGGAAACCTTCGCGAAGGAGTGGCGATCGCCGAGTCCGGACTCCGGCCCCAGCTCGTGCTGCTCGATCTGGTCAACGGCGGTGACGACGAAGCGGAAGCCATGCGCCGGCTGCGGTCCCTGCTGCCGGATACCCGCATGGTCGTTCTCACGACCGACCTGTGCACCCGCCGTCTGGCCAACGCCCTCGAGGCCGGTGCCGATGGTTACCTGATGAAGGATCTCTCGGCCGACGCGCTGGCGCAGTCTCTTCGCCTGGTGATGATGGGCGAGAAAGTGTTCCCGACGCACCTCGCGGCCCTGCTGATCAGCGGCCGGGTGAACGGCAACGGGCTGGAAATGCCGATCTCCCGCAAGGGCCTGTCCCAGCGCGAGGTCCAGATCCTGCGCTGCCTGCTCAACGGCGACAGCAACAAGATGATCGCCAATCACCTGAACATCACCGAGGCGACGGTGAAGGTCCATCTGAAGAGCCTGCTGCGCAAGATCAACGCGTCGAACCGCACCCAGGCCGCCATCTGGGCCCTGAACAACGGCATCGGCGGGGAACTGACCGGCAGCGCGGCGGCTTCCATCGCCTGAGCCTGGATACGGATCATTGTCCATACCGCCCCGGGGATCAGGCGCCCGCCGAATGGGCGCCTGATCCCCGGCGGGATGAAAAAAGAAGGCCGGCCTTCCGCCGAATGCGGATGGCGGCCTTCTTTTCGTCAGCAGGGGAGTGGATCCCGTTTCCGGTCCCCCGGGGATCAACCCTCGGAGCTTCTGACCGCGAGGGGCGGCGCTGACTCGGCGTTGCGGGCCTGCTCCAGGGATGGCTGCTGACGGGCAGCGAATACGCCCGCCTCGGTACGATTGCGGAAATGGAGCTTCGACAGGACGCTCCGCACCATCGACTTGATGACGGCTTCCGACAGGTCCAACTGGTCCGCGATCGTCCTGTTGTTCAGTCCCTGGCCGAGCAGCAGGAGCGTCTGGAACTCGACCGACGACAGGCGAGGGAGCAATGTCAGCCTGATCTCGTCCACGCCCAGGCGCGACAGGAACTGCTTGGGCATCAGGCAATGCCCCTCGAGCCCGAGATCGATCAGTTCGTTGATCCTGCCGACATTGATGTCCTGGAAAACCCAGGCATCGGCGAAGGCCAGTATATGTGCCGCATCGAGGAGTTCGCGGCTGCTCAGGACGACGACGATGCGGCTCCGGCGGGAGAGCCGCAGGTACACCATCGGCTCGTTCTCGCGCAATGCCGCGAACTGCTGGACGCCGATCAGGATCGCGTCGGGCGTTATGTTGCTCTGCTGCAGATCGGAAATGTCGTGGAACACCGAGATCCGGTGTCGACCGGCGCTTTCCAGCGCCGATACGAGCGGCTCGGCGATCGTGTCGTCGTCAACGACGAGGCAGACATGCATGGGCGTCACTGTGTTCAACTTCATATTATCCAAACCGGGGGCGAAGACCTGTCGGGTGGTCTGGTCGTTCGGCGCATGCATGGCACTGCTCTCAGTTTCTGCCCGGCGCCGCAGGGAAGGGCACCGTGCGGTGGTGGGTGGCAGGGCATCGGCTGATCTGTCGTCATCGTTAAGGTCTCAAAGAATTGACCAGTGGGAGGAAAGAAACGAGACAACAAACATCAAATTTAGACCGTTAGGCAAGCTAAAATCCAAAGTAGTTGGATTTGGTTAATTTACAATATCCCAGGCATTGCGCTGCGGAAATATAGCAATGAGGTTATATTCCTGCTTATCGTGGCAACCCATCCGGTCGAGACCGGCGCAAAAGTGCGTCTTTCTGGCAAAGCTTGGTTGTGAGTTGCGGATTTGGTTATCTCCTTTGATTGTGTCCGCGCTGTTCGTGGCTGGGCTGGTATTCGAGGGGCCGTGCGGTTGCTACGTTACGTTCCGAATTCGGTCATGCGACCAGCGAGCGCCGGAAGGCCGTGAATGGGGCATTATTGGGGCGAGTTCGCATAACAATCTAAGCATTGTGGCGATCCGATGGCTCGAAATAAACGAGATCTGCCCCGATACGGACGGTATAACCCCAATACACCCGCGAGAGGGCAGTCTTGCTTGGTCAGCCCGGATTGGACTGGACGCCACCAGCCGGCCATATTGGCCGGCATCTTCGGATGAACTTTGCGGATGCGCGAAGTCGAGATGCCCTGACCTCTTACGAGGGTGCGCTTTCGCCACGGTACTCCGAAAGGAGAAGCCGGGTGCCGATTGCTGTGCCTATTATCGCTGCCGCCGTGCTATATCGTCTAACTATAGGAAACTGGGCAGTCCGGAGCGAGGGAGGTCGGATTGGGTAGGTTCTCGCGCGCGGGCGGCAAGCCGCTCTCCCTGGATCGCCGGGGGTAGGGGATCCGCCGAGTACGGGACGGCGTCGGGACAGGTCAAGGCGCGGTCAAGCCAGGGGGCTTTCCGGCACCTATGGTGGAAAATCGTATCGGTCGGGAGAAATGTTCGGTGACTTGAAATCGACCGGCACTTCGTTGTGCCAAAATCCCTTTGTAAACGTTTCTGTCGTGTGGCGGTTGGCCGTCTTTGAGGTGCAGCGATGAAAATATTGATTGGCGACGACCATTTGCTGTTCAGGGAAGGTTTGCGTCGTCTGCTGGAACAACTGAGTGCCGATGCCACCTTCACCGACGCCAGTACGTTCGATGAGGTGCTGGAGCTTGTCCAGAACGGCGGCGACACGTTCGATCTGATCCTGATCGATCTCCAGATGCCGGGATGGCCGGGGTTCTCAGGACTGGAGCAGGTCTGCACCGAAGCCTCGGACACCCCGGTCGTCGTCGTGTCGGCGTCTGAGAACCAGGCTGATGTCCGCAGTTCGCTGGATGCCGGGGCCGCCGGCTTCATCCCGAAGTCGTCCAGCGTCAAGATCATGCTCAGTGCCTTGAACCTCGTGTTCTCCGGCGGGATCTATCTTCCGCCGTCGGCGATCCATGCCGATGTCGCGGCGAAGGCGACCCCCATCAAGGTCGAGACTGAGCATGGCGGCGACCGGGGCTCCAATCACCACCAGTTGACCCAGCGCCAGTGGGAGGTGTTGAACTGCCTGCGCGAAGGCAAGTCCAACAAACAGATCGCCTATGAGCTGGGATTGTCCGAAGGGACGGTGAAGATCCACGTCACCGCCATCTTCAAGTCGCTTGGCGTCAAGAACCGGACCCAGGCGGTCATCGTCGCTTCGGAACTCCAGCGCTGATACACCGGATCGAGCACATTCCGCCCCCGTGACGACAGGTGCGTGACAGCTTGATCCGGTAGACTTCCCCAGGCTGCACGGGCCGGCCATAGTCTCCGCGCCGGAAGCGGCGGGCCCCGGAGCAACTCTGATGCCTGTGTCGGGCATGCGGTCTTTCCTGGCACCCCGGGTTCCAACAAGGCCGGTCCAGCACCTCCCGGCGGAACCCGGCCCGATAGTCGTGCCGGCACGTTCCGCTTCATCCGAGCGACGACAGCGTCTGTCAGTCATCGGGACCGGCGGCCGGACAGGGAGGAAGTGGCCACCATGGCCGCATCGACTGCCCTGCCGAGCGGCGAGCCTGTGATCCGGAGCGTCGCCATGACGGCCGATGCTCGTTCCGATCACGCTCAGCCCGGCTCGACTGGCTTCTTAGATACGCTGAAGCGCGACAACTTCCTGCGATAGCGGCACTTGGCCTTCCAGGCACCCTGATCTTCAGCACCATGGCGGCGCCGGGGCGTGGCCCTTTGATCTTCGCGCATGGCGCTGTAAACTGATGATCCACCGCACGTCCGGCGTTTCCGCGCGTGTTGCGGTGCAATGAATGATAAGAACGGATCGGGAGCGAAAAGCCAAATGGCGGCACAGTCGACGATTTGCGATTTCGGGTGGAAAGCCGTGGATTTCAGCCTGCCGGCCACCGATGGCAGACGCTACGGTCTGGCCGACTTACGGGGGCCGAACGGTACCCTCGTCATGTTCATCTGCAATCACTGCCCCTACGTGAAGGCGGTGATCGACCGCATCGTCCGGGACTGCCGCGACCTGGAGCCCCATGGGGTCCGGGCCGTCGCCATCATGTCGAACGACACGGAGCGCTATCCCGACGACGATTTCGACAACATGATGCGGTTCGCTGAACGGCACGCCCTGCCGTTTCCCTATCTGATCGACGAGAGCCAGCAGGTCGCGAAAGCCTATGACGCGGTCTGCACGCCCGACTTCTTCGGCTTCAACGCCGATCTGGAACTGCAATATCGCGGCAGGCTGGACGCTTCCAAGGTCCAGCCGGTTCCGAACGCCCGGCGCGAACTGTTCGACGCCATGGTCCGCATAGCCGAGACGGGTCAGGGGCCGGCGGAGCAGATCCCCAGCATGGGCTGCTCGATCAAATGGCGTTAGGCGAAGCCGGGCGGGAGGATGAATCGGGTCTCCAGGCGTGCTCCGGGTCGCTATGCCGCCTTGACCGCCATCGGGCCGTCTGGTAATCGGCCCAACCCGGACGCATGAGGACCGGCGGACTTCGTCTGCCCGGAAAAAGCTATATGACCGATATCTTCCGCGAAGTTGATGAAGAGCTTCGCCGCGATCGATTGGAAAAGCTCTGGAAGCGGTACGGTGCGCTGATCGTGGTCGCCGTGGTCGCCGGTACCGCGGGCTTCATGGCATGGCGCAGCTGGCAGCAGTCGCAGGCCGAGACCCAGACCCAGCAACTGGCCGACGCGCTCCGCCTGGCCGGTGCGCCGGACGGGCAGGGCGGCACCGCGGGCGGCAGCCCCGAGGCCGCGGCCGATGCGCTCTCCGCCTTCGCGGGGCAGACGGGTGCCGGACCGGGAACGCTGGCCCGCTTCTACGAGGCGGGGCTGCGCGCCCGTGAGGGCAATGGCGAGGCCGCCGTCTCGATCTACGACCAGCTCGCGCAGTCCTCGGACGTGGCGCAGGTCTATCGCGATCTCGCGACGGTGCTATCCGTCATGCATCAGGTCCAGTCCGGCGATCCGGGCCAGCTTCGCGCCCGGCTTCAGCCGCTGACCGCGGAGACCAGCCCGTGGCGTCATTCGGCCCGCGAGTTGACCGCCCTGCTGGCGATTCGCGCGGGCGACCGCGATGCCGCCGCCAAGCTGTTCGCCCAGCTCCAGGGCGATGCGTCCGCCCCCTCCGGTGTCCGCAACCGCGCCACCGAACTCGCCGCCCTCTACGCTGTCGAGCCGCAATGACCCAACGCTGCGCCCAATCGTCTTCCCAGTCCATCAGCCGGCCTGCCGGCCGATCCGTCACCCGCTCGCTGAGCGCCAGGCTACTGGCCGCCGGCATGGTGACCCTGTCCCTGGCCGGCTGCGGCTCGGGAAGCTGGTTCGGCGACAGCGAGCCGCCGCCGCTTCCCGGCGAGCGGATTTCCGTGCTCCGGCTGGAACGGCAGCTGGAGCCCGATCCGCGCCTGGCCGACCTCCGGGTCGAACTGCCGGCACCGACCGCGAACGCGGCTTGGCCCCAGGCCGGCGGCAATCCCGACCATGCCATGGGCCATCTTGCCCTGGCGGCACAGCCCCGTCAGGCATGGACCGCGGACATCGGTTCCGGCTCGTCCAGCGACACGCGCCTGCTCGCCCAGCCTGTGGTGGCCGGCGGCCGGGTCTATACCCTCGACACCGATTACGAACTGACCGCCTTCGATACTGCTACCGGACGCGAGGTCTGGCAGGTCAGCGTCGAGCGCGAGAACGAATCCGGCGGCGCGCTGGGCGGCGGGGCCGCCTTCGCCGACAACAGGCTGTTCGTGACCACCGGCTACGGCGAGTTGCTGTCGGTCGATCCCGCCTCAGGCGCGATCGGCTGGAGGACCCGGGTTCCCGGTCCGGTGCGATCCGCACCGTCCATCGCGAACGGCCGGGTGTTCGTCATCACGGTGGATAACCAGCTGATCGCCTATTCGGCCAGCGACGGCGCCACCCTGTGGACCCACACCGGCATCCTGGAGACCGCGGGGCTGCTGGGCGCCGCAAGCCCGGCGGTGGATGGAACGATCGTCGCAGCCCCTTATTCCTCCGGCGAGCTGTTCGCCCTGCGGGCGGAGAACGGACGGGTCGCCTGGTCGGACAACCTGGCCGCCGTGCGGCGGGTCGGAGCCTTGTCCAACCTTGCCGACATCCGTGGCATGCCCGTGATCGACCGGGGGCTTGTCGTTGCCGTCAGCCATAGCGGCCGCATGGTCGGGATCGACGAACGAACGGGCGGACGCGCCTGGGAGCAGGAGATCGGCGGGGTCGATACCCCGTGGGTCGCCGGCGACTTCATCTTCGTGCTGACCAACGATAACGAGGTCATAGCGCTCACCCGCCAGTCCGGCCGGGTGCGCTGGGTCGCCCCGCTGGCACGCTACGAGGATCCCGAGGACCGCAGCGGCCCGATCATCTGGACCGGTCCGGTGCTGGCCGGGGGGCGCCTGTGGCTGGTGAATTCCGTCGGCGACTTGGTGGCGCTGTCCCCCGAGGACGGACGGGAGCAGCAGCGCTTCGAGCTGCCCGACGGCGCGTTCATTTCGCCGGTGGTGGCCGACGGCACGCTTTACGTCCTGACCAACGACGGTACCCTGGTCGCCTATCGCTGAGGCGGCCGATTATTGGAGTGGTGGAGCCGTTCTCGGCTCCCTACATGGAAGCAATGTCTTTAACCGTCGCGATCATCGGCCGGCCCAATGTCGGCAAGTCCACCCTGTTCAACCGGCTCGTCGGCAAGCGGCTGGCGCTGGTGGACGATACCCCCGGCGTCACCCGTGACTGGCGCGCGGCTCCGGCCCGGCTGGCCGGCATCGACCTGACCGTGATCGACACCGCCGGCCTTGAAGAAGCCTTCGACGACAGTCTCGAGGCGCGGATGCGCCGCCAGACCGAGCGGGCGATCGAGGAGGCGGACGTCGCCCTGCTTCTGATCGATGCCCGCGCCGGCGTCACGCCGCTGGACCAGCACTTCGCGACATGGCTCCGCAAGGGCAAGACCCCGGTCATCCTGCTGGCCAACAAGTGCGAGGGCCGGGCCGGGGCGCCGGGTCTCTACGAGTCGTTCGAACTTGGCCTGGGCGAACCGGTGCCGATTTCCGCCGAGCACGGCGAGGGCTTGGCGGAACTGGTCGAAGCCCTGCTACCCTACGTGCCGCCCGAGGAGACGCAGCCGGACGCCGAGCAGGACGAAGCCGGCACCGATCCGGAAGCGCGCGAGGACGGCAAGCCGGAACCGGTGCGCCCGCTCCAGCTTGCGATCGTCGGCAGGCCCAACGTGGGCAAATCGACCCTGCTGAACAGCCTTGTCGGCGAGGAGCGGGTCTTGACCGGTCCCGAGGCCGGCATGACCCGCGACGCCATCACCGTCGAGTGGACCTACAAGGACAGGCCGATCCGGCTGGTCGACACCGCCGGGATGCGCAGGAAGTCGCGGGTGGACGACAAGCTGGAGAAGCTGGCCGTCGCCGACGCCCTGCGGGTGATCCGGCTTGCCCAGGTGGTCGTGCTGGTGGTCGATGCGGAAGCGATCCTGGACCACCAGGACCTGACCATCGCCCGCATGGTGCTGGACGAGGGGCGTGCCCTGGTCATCGCGGTCAACAAGTGGGACACCGTCACCGACCGCGCGGGCACGCTCAAGCAGATCGACGACAAGTTGCAATCGCAATTGGCGCAGGTCCGGGGGATTCCCGTTGTCACCCTGTCTGCCTTGCGCCGCCAGAAGCTCGACGCCCTGCTCGACGCCGTACTGGACATCTACGAGATCTGGAACAGGCGTGTCGGCACGTCGGACCTGAACCGCTGGCTGGCCGGCATGACCGAGGCGCATCCGCCGCCGGCGGTCGAGGGGCGGCGGATCAAGATCCGCTACATGACCCAGGTGAAGGCCCGCCCGCCCACCTTCGCGCTGTGGGTCAGCAAGCCGCTGGACCTGCCGGAGAACTATCTCCGCTATCTGGTGAACGGGTTGCGGGATGCGCTCGACCTCCCCGGGGTGCCGATCCGCATGCTGACACGCAAGGGCAAGAATCCTTATGCCGAGGAATAGCGCCTAAGTTACCGGAAAACTCGGATAACTTCTTGTAATTGTTACCTCTTTTGAAACTTCCTGCAGGTATGGGTCAGGTTTCCTGCCCAAGTTGCGGGGCCTGACCGGGCCTTGCCGACGGGCGATTCCTTCACCCGCCTCAGGGAAGAGTTCAAGAGACCGATGAATACCCTCACCAATTTCAAGATCCAGACGAAGGTGTTCATTTCCTTCGGGCTGGTGCTCGCCGTGTCCGCAGGTCTGGGGCTTTTCGCCCTTGTCCGGCTGGCCGACATGAACGCGATCACCGAGCAGCTTCGGGACCGCTGGTTGCCCAGCACGGGATATGTCGGGGAGTTCCTCACCGGAGCCAACGAGTACAGGACCTACGAATCGGGTCACGTCTCCGAAGTGAACATCGACCTCATGCTGGAACGGGAACGCTTCGCCCAGGCGCTGGTCGAGCGGATCGAGGCGACCCGCAGGAAATACGAAGAATTCGACATTTCCGGCCGCGAAGGCGAGGTCTACGAACAGTATCTGGCGGCCTGGAGCCGCTATGTCCAAGCCACGAAGACGGTCTTCCAGCTGTCGCGCGAAGGGCGGAAGGAGGAGGCGTCCAAAGTCTTCCTGAACGACTCCCGCAACGCCTTCCGCGACATGAAGAAACATGCCGAGGAGCTGGTGCGGGTGACCATCGCCTCCGGGCAGTCGGTCGGCGATATTTCTTCCGCGATCTATGGCATGACCTGGAAGCTGATCGTCGCCGCGATGGTCGCGGCGCTGGTCCTGTGCAGTCTCGCGGGCCTGTTCCTGGTCGCCTCGATCTCGCGGCCGATCCGCGCGCTGTCCGAGACGATGGGGCAGCTCGCCAAGGGCCGGCTCGACACCTCCGTGACCGGAACCGGCCGCCGCGACGAGATCGGCCGGATGGCTTCCGCCGTCCAGGTGTTCAAGGACGGCCTGGTGACGGCCAAGGAACTCCAGGCGGGCCAAGCTGCGGAGCAGGTCGCCAAGGAGCAGCGCGCCGCCCGGATCGAGGATCTGATCGGCCAGTTCGAGCGGCAGGCCGTCGCGGTGCTCGGCGGCGTGACGGCGGCGGCCGACCAGCTCGACGATACGGCCCAGGGCATGACCGCGGTCGCCGACCGGACCCTGCGCCAATCCACCGCGTCGGCTGCGGCGGCGGAGCAGACCTCGGCCAATGTCCAGACCGTGGCCAGCGCCACCGAGGAGATGACGAGCACGCTCCAGAGCATCTCGCGCCAAGTGTCCCAGTCGAGCATGGTCGCCACCTCCGCGGTGGAGGAGGCGGGGCAGACCAACGAGACGGTCCGCGGACTGTCCGACGCCGCCCAGCGCATCGGGGAAGTGATCGGGCTGATCCAGACGATCGCCGAGCAGACCAACCTTCTGGCGCTCAACGCCACCATCGAGGCGGCCCGCGCCGGCGAGGCGGGCAAGGGCTTCGCCGTCGTGGCCTCCGAGGTGAAGAGCCTGGCCAACCAGACCGCGCGGGCGACCGAGGACATCACGACCCAGGTCGCCGCCATGCGCGAGGCGACCGGCGGGGCGGTCGGCGCGATCCAGGGCATCGGCAAGACGATCTCCTCGATCCACGAGATCGCGACCAGCATCGCCGGCGCGGTCGAGGAGCAGAACGCCGCGACGTTCGAGATCGCGCGCAACGTCCAGCAGGCTGCCCGGGGCACCCAGGAGGTTTCGGCCAACCTGTCGGAGGTATCGCAGGCAGCCGCCCAGACGGGAGCGGCCGCCACCCAGGTACTCGGCGCCGCCAAGGAATTGGGCAAACAGGCAACCACCCTGCGCCGGGAAATCGAGCAGTTCCTGTCCGGAATCAGGGCGGCGTGATCGGAAACGGCCGGGCGGTCCCGCCGCCCGGCCGTTTTCGTCTTATCAGGTCAGGTTCTCTTCGATCAGCCGTTCGACCACCACGACATCGCGCCAGACCCCATCCAGCTTGCCGTGCTTCAGGTAGGTTCCCACCTCGCGAAAGCCCACGGCGGCGCAGGCGCGGCGGCTGGCGCCGTTCTCGGTGAAGATGCGGGACACCAGTTTCCAGTATCCGGCTTGGCGGGCCGCCTCGATCAGCCCGGCCAGCGCCGCTCGGCCGGCGCCCCGTCCGCGTTCGCTCCGCGCGACATAGACCGAGAACTCGGCGATGCCGCCGTAGCAGCCCCGGGACCGGTAGGACGAGGTGGAGGCGAAGGCGACGACCTTCCCGTCGTCTTCCGTCACGACGATCGGGAAGGGACCGAGCGGGCCGGTCGCGTCGAACCAGGCCCGGATCTGCTCGACGGTCCGAGGCTCGGTTTCGAACGTCCCGATCCGGTCGGCGATGCCCTGGTTATAGATTTCGGTGATCGGACCGGCGTCGGCCGGGGTAGCGGGGCGGGTCAGCATGGCGGCGTCGGAGCGGGGGCGGAGCCTGGGTCAGACGGAAACGACCTCGCCGTGCAGCCGGCAGGCGGGCTCGGCCAGTTCGACGAAGCGGTCCGTGATCTCCTCCGGGGCGGGATGGATCATCGGGTCTTCGCCGGGGAAGCCGTGGGCCCGCATCTTGGTCCGCACCACGCCGGGGTCCAGCAGGTTCACCTTCAGAGGCGAGAGCGCCACCTCCAGGGCATACATCCTGACCATCATCTCCAGCGCGGCCTTGCTCGCGGCGTAGGCGCCGAAATAGGCCACCGGGCCGCGGGCCACGCCCGAAGTCACGAACATCGCCCGGCCGGCATCCGACCCGCGCAGGAGCCGGTCGAGGCTCCGGATCAGCCGGTAGTTGGCGGTTACGTTGAGCCCGAAGACACGGTCCCAGGTCTTGGGCGCGTAGTGCGAGATCGGGCTGAGGTCGCCCAGCATCGCCGCGTTGCCGACCAGGATGTCGAGCCGCCCGAACCGTTCGAAGATCGACTGGCCGAGCTGGTCGATCTTGTCGAAATCCATCAGGTCGACCGGCACCAGCGTCGCGGTGCCGCCCTTGGCGCGGACCCGGTCGTCGACCTCCTCCAGCCCGCCGACGGTGCGGGCCGCGAGGATGACATGCGCTCCCTCGGCGGCGAAACGTTCCGCTACGGCGGCGCCGATGCCTCGGGATGCGCCCGTGATCAGGGCGACGCGGTTCGACAGGCGGGGTTCGGACATGGAGGCTGTTCTCGTGGTCAGGTATCGTGTTGGTCGGGTAATGGCGGGATCAGCCGCGCGCTTCGGCGCGGTAGGTGATCTCCGACGTTTCGCCCGGAGTGTCCCGGTCGAGCAGCGGGATCGGATAATCGCCGGTGAAGCAGGCGTCGCAATATTGCGGCCGGGCGTTGTTGCGGCCCGGCTCGTTGACCGCCTTGTACAGGCCGTCGATCGAGATGAAGGCCAGGCTGTCGGCGC
This Skermanella mucosa DNA region includes the following protein-coding sequences:
- a CDS encoding LuxR C-terminal-related transcriptional regulator, translated to MQRTEAFLIDSNKLFREGLKRLLDDSPFQIVAEAGNLREGVAIAESGLRPQLVLLDLVNGGDDEAEAMRRLRSLLPDTRMVVLTTDLCTRRLANALEAGADGYLMKDLSADALAQSLRLVMMGEKVFPTHLAALLISGRVNGNGLEMPISRKGLSQREVQILRCLLNGDSNKMIANHLNITEATVKVHLKSLLRKINASNRTQAAIWALNNGIGGELTGSAAASIA
- a CDS encoding LuxR C-terminal-related transcriptional regulator, which produces MKLNTVTPMHVCLVVDDDTIAEPLVSALESAGRHRISVFHDISDLQQSNITPDAILIGVQQFAALRENEPMVYLRLSRRSRIVVVLSSRELLDAAHILAFADAWVFQDINVGRINELIDLGLEGHCLMPKQFLSRLGVDEIRLTLLPRLSSVEFQTLLLLGQGLNNRTIADQLDLSEAVIKSMVRSVLSKLHFRNRTEAGVFAARQQPSLEQARNAESAPPLAVRSSEG
- a CDS encoding LuxR C-terminal-related transcriptional regulator gives rise to the protein MKILIGDDHLLFREGLRRLLEQLSADATFTDASTFDEVLELVQNGGDTFDLILIDLQMPGWPGFSGLEQVCTEASDTPVVVVSASENQADVRSSLDAGAAGFIPKSSSVKIMLSALNLVFSGGIYLPPSAIHADVAAKATPIKVETEHGGDRGSNHHQLTQRQWEVLNCLREGKSNKQIAYELGLSEGTVKIHVTAIFKSLGVKNRTQAVIVASELQR
- a CDS encoding thioredoxin family protein, which encodes MAAQSTICDFGWKAVDFSLPATDGRRYGLADLRGPNGTLVMFICNHCPYVKAVIDRIVRDCRDLEPHGVRAVAIMSNDTERYPDDDFDNMMRFAERHALPFPYLIDESQQVAKAYDAVCTPDFFGFNADLELQYRGRLDASKVQPVPNARRELFDAMVRIAETGQGPAEQIPSMGCSIKWR
- a CDS encoding tetratricopeptide repeat protein is translated as MTDIFREVDEELRRDRLEKLWKRYGALIVVAVVAGTAGFMAWRSWQQSQAETQTQQLADALRLAGAPDGQGGTAGGSPEAAADALSAFAGQTGAGPGTLARFYEAGLRAREGNGEAAVSIYDQLAQSSDVAQVYRDLATVLSVMHQVQSGDPGQLRARLQPLTAETSPWRHSARELTALLAIRAGDRDAAAKLFAQLQGDASAPSGVRNRATELAALYAVEPQ
- a CDS encoding outer membrane protein assembly factor BamB family protein, which translates into the protein MTQRCAQSSSQSISRPAGRSVTRSLSARLLAAGMVTLSLAGCGSGSWFGDSEPPPLPGERISVLRLERQLEPDPRLADLRVELPAPTANAAWPQAGGNPDHAMGHLALAAQPRQAWTADIGSGSSSDTRLLAQPVVAGGRVYTLDTDYELTAFDTATGREVWQVSVERENESGGALGGGAAFADNRLFVTTGYGELLSVDPASGAIGWRTRVPGPVRSAPSIANGRVFVITVDNQLIAYSASDGATLWTHTGILETAGLLGAASPAVDGTIVAAPYSSGELFALRAENGRVAWSDNLAAVRRVGALSNLADIRGMPVIDRGLVVAVSHSGRMVGIDERTGGRAWEQEIGGVDTPWVAGDFIFVLTNDNEVIALTRQSGRVRWVAPLARYEDPEDRSGPIIWTGPVLAGGRLWLVNSVGDLVALSPEDGREQQRFELPDGAFISPVVADGTLYVLTNDGTLVAYR
- the der gene encoding ribosome biogenesis GTPase Der, whose translation is MSLTVAIIGRPNVGKSTLFNRLVGKRLALVDDTPGVTRDWRAAPARLAGIDLTVIDTAGLEEAFDDSLEARMRRQTERAIEEADVALLLIDARAGVTPLDQHFATWLRKGKTPVILLANKCEGRAGAPGLYESFELGLGEPVPISAEHGEGLAELVEALLPYVPPEETQPDAEQDEAGTDPEAREDGKPEPVRPLQLAIVGRPNVGKSTLLNSLVGEERVLTGPEAGMTRDAITVEWTYKDRPIRLVDTAGMRRKSRVDDKLEKLAVADALRVIRLAQVVVLVVDAEAILDHQDLTIARMVLDEGRALVIAVNKWDTVTDRAGTLKQIDDKLQSQLAQVRGIPVVTLSALRRQKLDALLDAVLDIYEIWNRRVGTSDLNRWLAGMTEAHPPPAVEGRRIKIRYMTQVKARPPTFALWVSKPLDLPENYLRYLVNGLRDALDLPGVPIRMLTRKGKNPYAEE
- a CDS encoding methyl-accepting chemotaxis protein is translated as MNTLTNFKIQTKVFISFGLVLAVSAGLGLFALVRLADMNAITEQLRDRWLPSTGYVGEFLTGANEYRTYESGHVSEVNIDLMLERERFAQALVERIEATRRKYEEFDISGREGEVYEQYLAAWSRYVQATKTVFQLSREGRKEEASKVFLNDSRNAFRDMKKHAEELVRVTIASGQSVGDISSAIYGMTWKLIVAAMVAALVLCSLAGLFLVASISRPIRALSETMGQLAKGRLDTSVTGTGRRDEIGRMASAVQVFKDGLVTAKELQAGQAAEQVAKEQRAARIEDLIGQFERQAVAVLGGVTAAADQLDDTAQGMTAVADRTLRQSTASAAAAEQTSANVQTVASATEEMTSTLQSISRQVSQSSMVATSAVEEAGQTNETVRGLSDAAQRIGEVIGLIQTIAEQTNLLALNATIEAARAGEAGKGFAVVASEVKSLANQTARATEDITTQVAAMREATGGAVGAIQGIGKTISSIHEIATSIAGAVEEQNAATFEIARNVQQAARGTQEVSANLSEVSQAAAQTGAAATQVLGAAKELGKQATTLRREIEQFLSGIRAA